The sequence ttatattatagtacacataacaaaattaaattaataaacaatagacattttatatttaaataataaacattaaacatatatttaataaatataaattaatgaatatttaatacaaaagtaataaatataaattatttaaaaaaatatctgaTGCACATGTCCGATTTTCTACTAATTAAACGGCACTAGATAAATTATAGATTCATAAAGCTATATACACCGGGTCTATCTTATAATTTGAGCGCtacatgaataaaaaaatcattaaattgtttattttcttttacggGCCGATTGATCTCATCGAAAGCCTGTGAAGAAATCCAGCAAGTGATGGTATAGCACAGTTACGAAACCCAGCCGATCTCTGGCAATACGGCGTCGTTAGAGTCGCCTCTATTAGCCTTGTATCTTTGCTGCTCCTGCTGTAACCGTTCTTTCTGCAAAAACCTTGCCTGCACTGCAACTACCATATTTCCTTTTGTAATTGGCCATGACGGAAGTGGCTACTTCAGTGGTTCACGAGGTGCTAGGCCGCCGTGTCCAGGACGTGGATCAGCCAATTGTTGATTACATAATCAACGTCCTCGCAGATGAGGATTTCGATTTTGGCGAGGAAGGCGAAGGTGCCTTTGATGCTATCGGTGAACTCCTCGTCGGCGCCGGTTGCGTTTCTGATTTTGATGAGTGTCGTCTGGTATATACCGAGCATTTGCCTtctgcattttttttttgttttttaatttacttttcgaTAGAACTGATTTTGATCAATGAAAATAACTGCTGTTTGTTTGAGCTAATTTATCTGCTTTGATTagaattgataattaaaatttaggattAAAACAGCCGATTTTAAAAGGATTTGTTATCATACAGTTTtgttgataaataaatttcagtATAGGCCTTTTCTTTATGTAGAAAGTGGATACagaaatatgaattttttgtTGTACATTATGATGTTATTAGGTTTGTAGCAAGCTATGTGATAGGTTTGGAAAACATGGGTTAGTAAAACCAAAACCAGCAGTGCGGAGCCTTACAACGCCTTTTAGAATGAATGAAGGAATGGATGAGGATGTGCCAAAGAAAAAGCCTGAGGTGATCGATGGTCCTTTGCTGACTGAGCGTGACCGTGCTAAGCTAGAGAGGAGAAAGAGGAAGGACGAGCGTCAACGAGAGGTACAACTATTTTAATGAGTGAATTAGTAACTCCATTATCTTATCCCATTTTTAATTCTAGTATGTTTCTTAGAGTGCTTGGAGATGATTCTGAGCTTTGGTTCGATAATTTAGTGTTGTTAAAATCTCGATCTTTGCGAATTTTTTTGAATGTTAAatatatgttgatgatgcatcAAGCTACGTCATTCCTTACTTCCTTTATGAATTTGATCCTTCAAGTTCTCATTTTTATACATGTACACAGTTTCTTCGCACTGTAATTCCTTGTAATTAAACAGGCACAATATCAAATGCATCTAGCAGAAATGGAAGCAGTTCGAGCCGGAATGCCTGTTGTGTGCGTGAATCATGATAGTGGCACTGGACCAGCTGTCAAGGATATTCATATGGAGAACTTTAATATCTCTGTGGGTGGCCGTGATCTGATTGTTGATGGTTCAGTCACACTTTCTTTTGGAAGGCATTATGGTTAGTTTTCTCTCATTTTGCACTTAAGATACTTTTGCCAAAAaggcaaaaagaagaaacattaaaataaagaaaattccaAGGGAATAATTCATTAGAGTTCACCATAGTTGTTATCTCATTGGTATCTACTTATTCTTTCTTGCAATTAACTTGCAGGCCTTGTTGGGCGAAATGGTACTGGGAAAACAACTTTCCTTAGGCACATGGCTATGCATGCCATTGATGGTATCCCTTCGAACTGCCAAATCTTACATGTTGAGCAAGAAGTGGTTGGCGATGATACCTCGGCCTTGCAATGTGTTCTGAACACCGATATAGAGAGAACCCAGCTTTTGGCAGAAGAAGCTCATATTCTTGCACGACATGTGAGTTTGTACCCGTTAATTCAGAGAGATTTATGGTTACCCTATTCTTTTGTTGCATTTGTTATGGCCAGCCcttgtatttttattgacATGTTGATGATTTTCCTGAAGAGAGACTTGGAGTTTGGAGGTGAAAATGGAAATAACAAAGGGGATCAAAATGGAACAATTGATAAAGATTCTATCTCACAAAGGCTTGAGGAAATATACAAAAGACTTGAGTTTATTGATGCATATTCTGCAGAAGCACGTGCTGCTTCCATTCTTGCGGTCAGTTCTTTACTCTTTTCTGGCGCTAATGAATTCAGTTTACATAGACCtagaacttttttttttattattttttgaaatcaaaGGTACTTAcattaataagaaatatcTGTCTCAATTACATTGGCCAGAAAACTAGGAGTAACAAACCATTCCTTCGGACCTGTCAAAGAATAAGCAGCCTTTGCAGTAACATGAGCTGCATTATTCGCAGATCTCTAAACAAACTGAAATTGCACTTGTCTAAAGTGCTTAACTAACTCCTTACAATCATCATTAAGTAGGTGAAAACTTGAGTGTCTTGGTGGCCCTTGAATGCCATCAACAACTTATTGAGCATCTAATTCAAAAAAGCATTTGTCCATCTGATAATCTTTCATATATGAGAGGGCTTCCTTCATGCTAAGGGCTTCCGCTTCACGGGCTGTAAACCTGCCAACACGACGTTCGGACCGAGCCATAATCATCCTCCCGTTAGAGTCTCTCACCACACAGCCAAGACCAATTCTCCCTTGCTTGAGAAACAGTGCTGTgtctgtatttatttttaaccatCCCAGTTCAGGCTTAGTCCATTTCCTTGTAACATCAGTATTATGACCAAGAGGTGGTGCAATTTCCTCATCTGCAGATTGAGCTCTTGTCCTTTGCTCCAAAAGTTGGTTTGCTGGTGAAATAACACCGTATGTGGTATTGGATTGCTTATTCCAAACCCAGTGATTCCTCTGATTCCACAAGCTCCCACATACCAAAGCCATCTTAGCACAAGTATCTTCATGGttgtcaataaaaaaattctgaaTCCAGCTACAAATTGGACTCTCAGTTGGAAATGAGAATCTGAATCCAAGCAGATCCCAACATTCTCTGGCCATTGAGCAGCCAAACAAAACATGGAACAAAGTCTCAGGTTCCCTATTACACCACTTACACAAGGGATCAAGATCAACATACCTCATCCTTAAGTTCATTGCAGTTCTAATGCAATTTGAACAAATTTTCCACATCAAATTCCGGACCTTTGTTGGAATCTTAAGCTTCCAAAATTTATTCCAAAAGCTCGTTTCAGGGCGCCCTAAATCACCTTGCAACAGCCT comes from Ricinus communis isolate WT05 ecotype wild-type chromosome 5, ASM1957865v1, whole genome shotgun sequence and encodes:
- the LOC8271609 gene encoding ABC transporter F family member 3 isoform X2; the protein is MTEVATSVVHEVLGRRVQDVDQPIVDYIINVLADEDFDFGEEGEGAFDAIGELLVGAGCVSDFDECRLVCSKLCDRFGKHGLVKPKPAVRSLTTPFRMNEGMDEDVPKKKPEVIDGPLLTERDRAKLERRKRKDERQREAQYQMHLAEMEAVRAGMPVVCVNHDSGTGPAVKDIHMENFNISVGGRDLIVDGSVTLSFGRHYGLVGRNGTGKTTFLRHMAMHAIDGIPSNCQILHVEQEVVGDDTSALQCVLNTDIERTQLLAEEAHILARHRDLEFGGENGNNKGDQNGTIDKDSISQRLEEIYKRLEFIDAYSAEARAASILAGLSFTPEMQKKATKTFSGGWRMRIALARALFIEPDMLLLDEPTNHLDLHAVLWLESYLVKWPKTFIVVSHAREFLNTVVTDILHLHGQKLNAYKGDYDTFERTREEQVKNQQKALEANEKARAHMQSFIDKFRYNAKRASLVQSRIKALDRLGHVDEIINDPDYKFEFPTPDDRPGPPIISFSDASFGYPGGPMLFKNLNFGIDLDSRIAMVGPNGIGKSTILKLIAGELQPTSGTVFRSAKVRIAVFSQHHVDGLDLSSNPLLYMMRCFPGVPEQKLRAHLGSFGVTGNLALQPMYTLSGMFAYFWGVT